The Lolium rigidum isolate FL_2022 chromosome 2, APGP_CSIRO_Lrig_0.1, whole genome shotgun sequence genomic interval ACATCTTGTTTCCTTCAAGGGAAGATTCACTTTTTTCACATGAACTGATATATTTCTTGGTGCTTTATATCCCAGCGTACTTCCATTGACTCCATTCTCTGCTGACTTTTTTTGTCTCCAGATGGTTCAACTTCTGCTTAGCTATGAGACACTCGAAGTTAATGCTATCAATAATCATAACGAAACAGCTATGGACTTGGCTGAGAAGGTTCCATATGGTGAGTCTAAAATGGAAATAATAGAGTGGCTGTCAGAGGCTGGCGCAAAGAATGCAGTAAATGTAGGTAAGGTTGATGAAGCATCAGAGCTAAGGAGGACTGTGAGTGATATCAAGCACAATGTGCAAGCACAGCTCAACGAGAACGCCAAGACCAACAAAAGAGTGACAGGGATTGCCAAAGAACTGCGGAAACTACACAGAGAGGCAGTTCAGAACACCATCAACTCAGTTACTCTGGTAGCGATCCTGATTGCCTCCATCGCGTTTGTTTCGATATTCAACTTGCCAGGCCAATACTACCAGGATACTAAAGATGGGGGCGAAATCGGTGAAGCCTACATATCCAAGCTCACCGGTTTCCGCGTCTTCTGTCTTCTGAACGCCATCGCCCTTTTCATTTCGCTCGCGGTGGTCGTGGTGCAGATCACCCTGGTTGCCTGGGAAACTGGTGCGCAGAAGCAGATCATCAAGATCGTAAATAAGCTAATGTGGTCAGCGTGCCTTAGCACGTGTGCGGCATTTGTGTCATTGGCTTATGTTGTAGTTGGCCCGCAGCATGCCTGGATGGCTTTCACCATATCAGCTGTTGGAGGGCCGATCATGATTGGGACCCTCTTGTTCCTGGCCTATCTGTTGCTGCGCCCGCGGTTCAAGTTTGGCGAAGACAGGCAGCGGCGCATCAGGAGGGCGAGCGGCAGCAAGTCCTTCTCCTGGTCTATGCGAGAAGGGTTGTCAGACCTGGAAGCCGTTGAAGACCATGAGAAGAAAATCTATGCTTTGTAGTGAGTAAGAAATCCTTGTGTAGACGATGTAAGATGTAACATTAAGAACAGGTAGTTGGGAGAAAACAATCGCCTTGTACATATTTTCTCGGCTGTTTTAGGTCTGTGGTGAGGTACAGTACGCAGACCTTTTATCTCTGCACCATCCTGATGATCTATTGATCTGGATCCTAGTATGGTTGCTAATGTATAATACTGGAGAATGAAGAGCTGCACCTGCTGCAGTTTCCAGGTACAGGTACGGTGTTATACATACGTCTACTGATTACCACGAGCGTTGCAAGCTGCTCTACAAAACTGTGGGCTTGAAATTGTTGAACTCTGTAAAATCCTGGTGGGATGGGCTTTATTCCATTTTTTATTTAGGGTAAAAAGTAATAATGATTTTATGGCTAAATCAGTTCTTAAATTGCTTGCTCCCTAGTTCATTTTTGCTGCTGCTGTACAAAAAAGTGAAAACCTGCTTCTGAAATCCTGGGATTTAGTTTTGTAAAACTGCTTAAAATTTTAAGGTGCATTGGAAGGGAACATCCACAACATAAACTGACTCCGAAATAAACAATGTACTCTGTAGATAAATTCCAGTTGGAGAGATGGTGAGTGGTGACACTGCTATTGTCGGAAAGCACGTTTGGTGCACATGAGAACCAATGCTCctaatttttaaaatatttaaaaatcatgtatttttgtttaaaaaaaatcgtcatatttattttatgaatacatacacatgttctgaatCTGATGTGAAGCTTCGATAgaaattgtattttgagctacatggAAAAAAAATTGTGGCTACGTATATGAGTAGATATTTGTCAgaattttttcctttttgtatagctcaaaatataacatatttttctccaaaattccTACCGTACCTTCGGAATATTTATATGTATATGGGTATTTAATTAAAAAATcaaaatccaaaaaatatgattttaaaaAACCAGAAGAACGGGTACTCATGTGTCAAACACACTTTTCGCTATTGTCGTCGTTAACTTTCAGTAGTACTACTCCGCGAGAGGCAAGAGCTCAGTTGAGCGGAAGACCAGACAGATGGACTCTTGCCTACTGCACCCTTATCCACAGCCGCTCCCTCTCCCTTCCACCTCCCAACGAGCCCACCTCAAATGGGGCCCCTGCtccggccgccgccatcgccgccggcgcatGGCCGTCTCCGCGCTCACGTTACAGGAGCAGCTCGCGCCAACCAGCCCAAGAACCTCCCAGAGATCGAACCACGGCAGGCTGTTCGACGGAATGCAGGAGGGGAGCGTCACGGCCTCCACAGCAGGccccctgttcgacgaaatgcctcGTCCGAGGAGCGGCACGAGCGCAAGCCCCGGGAGAGCGCCCAGGAGCGGCGAGAAGACCGCGAGCGCGGCGATCCTGGCGCTGGCGCATGCCAGCAAGCACGCGGAGGTCGCCGAGCTCTTCTGCAGGCTGCAGATGGACGGAGTGCCCATCAGCAAGTTCATGCTCCCGAGCGTGCTCAAAGCCTGCGCGCGCCTCCGCGACAGCAGGATGCTCCGGGCCATGCATGTCCTGGTCGTCAAGTGCGCCCTCTGCCGGCATGTCGTCGTGGGCACTGCGCTGGTCAGCGCATACGTTGATTCCGGTCTGATGGATGATGCCGGCAAGGCCTTCGCTGAGATGGACGACGAGCCCAACATGGTTTCTTGGAGCGTGATCATCGGAGGCTATGTCCGTTCTTGCCGGTGGGACGAAGCCTGGGATGCGTTCTCCGCCATGCAGCGTGCCGGGGTGCTTCCAGTTGATTCAGTTCTTGTGATGGCGATTCAGGCGTGCAGTGCTTTGCTGTGCCTGGTCCGTGGGAAGCAGATGCACGCGTTGGCGGTTTCCCTCGGGTTTGAAAGGAGTGCCACTGTGTGGAACTGCCTCATCGACATGTACGGCAAGTGCGGCGACATGGGTAATTGCAGGTCGGTTTTTGAGACGATGGTGGACAGGGATCAAGTAAGCTGGAATACCATCATCGCAAGTTATGTCCGTCTTGGTCTTTGTGAAGAGGCGCTCGACATGGTTATGCAAATGCAGGAGTCTGGTTTCACCGTCGACCGTTTCACCCTTGGCAGCGGGGTCGCAGCTTGCGCCCATTTGGCTGACATTGACAATGGCCGTGCATTCCATGGTTATTTGATTAGAAGAGCATTGGATACCGATGCTATCCGGGGCAGCGCACTTGTTGACATGTACGGGAAATGTGGCTTGACAGAACTTGCTCGCGTGGTATTCGACAGGATGGATGAGAGAAATTATGTAGCATGGGATGCACTCTTGTCTGGCTACGTTGAAAATGGGCAGGTTGATTTGGCACTCAGCATCTTCCGGCAAATGGAGTCTGCAAACATAAAGGCTAACCAACATACCTTTGTGAACCTTCTGAAGCTTTGTGGCAACAGGAGGTATACAGAATATGGAAGACAGATCCATGCACATGCCATCAAGGCCATATACCAGATGAATGTAGTTTTGGAGACTGAGCTTATTGACATGTACGCCAAGTGTGGCTGCATCGAGGTTGCCCGGTTATTGTTCCTCAGGATGAACGAGAGGAACCAGATATCCTGGAATGCTCTACTCTCGGGTTATGTAGGGGATGGACAGCCTGCTGCctcaataaacatttaccgtcagATGGAGCAGGCGTCCATTAGACCTGACCAATACACTTTGGCAGGGCTTTTAAGCCTTTGCCGGTACCAAGGGCATCTGCGTTACGGGAGACAGATACATGCTCATCTCATCAAGACGGGCTATGAGACGAATGTGGTACTGCAAACTTTGCTTGTTCATATGTATGTCAGGTGTAGACAATGGCGAGACGCTGAAAATGTTTGCTCAATGATCCAAGAGAGGAATTTGTATGTGCATGATGCATTCTCAAAGGTATATGGAGATGGCTACTTTATCTCAAgagaagaatttcattgtgtgactttgtAGCAGTTATGGGAAAGAGCGAGGGTTATTCTCCAGAATCTCTGAGGATGCTGAAGAATTTAATTGTGTGACTTTGTAGCTCAGAGTGTAAGTGAAATTATGATAGCAATTAGTGTGCAGCAGTGCATTGCATTGCCCTGCTTGCTTCTGAATTGTCATGTTCTCTATTGATGTAGTTTTGTCTCCAACAAACAATTGGCTCTTTGTTTCCCATCGAAAGCTTATACCCATTTTCCATGAGCTAAGCAGGAGAGAAATTAGT includes:
- the LOC124693078 gene encoding pentatricopeptide repeat-containing protein At2g13600-like isoform X1 is translated as MDSCLLHPYPQPLPLPSTSQRAHLKWGPCSGRRHRRRRMAVSALTLQEQLAPTSPRTSQRSNHGRLFDGMQEGSVTASTAGPLFDEMPRPRSGTSASPGRAPRSGEKTASAAILALAHASKHAEVAELFCRLQMDGVPISKFMLPSVLKACARLRDSRMLRAMHVLVVKCALCRHVVVGTALVSAYVDSGLMDDAGKAFAEMDDEPNMVSWSVIIGGYVRSCRWDEAWDAFSAMQRAGVLPVDSVLVMAIQACSALLCLVRGKQMHALAVSLGFERSATVWNCLIDMYGKCGDMGNCRSVFETMVDRDQVSWNTIIASYVRLGLCEEALDMVMQMQESGFTVDRFTLGSGVAACAHLADIDNGRAFHGYLIRRALDTDAIRGSALVDMYGKCGLTELARVVFDRMDERNYVAWDALLSGYVENGQVDLALSIFRQMESANIKANQHTFVNLLKLCGNRRYTEYGRQIHAHAIKAIYQMNVVLETELIDMYAKCGCIEVARLLFLRMNERNQISWNALLSGYVGDGQPAASINIYRQMEQASIRPDQYTLAGLLSLCRYQGHLRYGRQIHAHLIKTGYETNVVLQTLLVHMYVRCRQWRDAENVCSMIQERNLYVHDAFSKVYGDGYFISREEFHCVTL
- the LOC124693078 gene encoding pentatricopeptide repeat-containing protein At2g13600-like isoform X2, with the translated sequence MAVSALTLQEQLAPTSPRTSQRSNHGRLFDGMQEGSVTASTAGPLFDEMPRPRSGEKTASAAILALAHASKHAEVAELFCRLQMDGVPISKFMLPSVLKACARLRDSRMLRAMHVLVVKCALCRHVVVGTALVSAYVDSGLMDDAGKAFAEMDDEPNMVSWSVIIGGYVRSCRWDEAWDAFSAMQRAGVLPVDSVLVMAIQACSALLCLVRGKQMHALAVSLGFERSATVWNCLIDMYGKCGDMGNCRSVFETMVDRDQVSWNTIIASYVRLGLCEEALDMVMQMQESGFTVDRFTLGSGVAACAHLADIDNGRAFHGYLIRRALDTDAIRGSALVDMYGKCGLTELARVVFDRMDERNYVAWDALLSGYVENGQVDLALSIFRQMESANIKANQHTFVNLLKLCGNRRYTEYGRQIHAHAIKAIYQMNVVLETELIDMYAKCGCIEVARLLFLRMNERNQISWNALLSGYVGDGQPAASINIYRQMEQASIRPDQYTLAGLLSLCRYQGHLRYGRQIHAHLIKTGYETNVVLQTLLVHMYVRCRQWRDAENVCSMIQERNLYVHDAFSKVYGDGYFISREEFHCVTL
- the LOC124693077 gene encoding ankyrin repeat-containing protein At2g01680; translated protein: MDLPPLSHQALFAAVRSADAAAVRRLLSDAGASGSTAPLVAAQTEAGESALYVAAEAGALEVVRLLLPLYDLEAATLRSRLDLDAFHVAAKQGHTEVVKEFLGRWPELCSVCDSSNTSPLYSAAVKDHLDVVNAILDTDDNCLRIVRKNGKTALHTTVRIGYHRIVKALIERDPGIVPIRDRKGQTALHMAVKGKNTDVVEELLMADVSILNVRDKKANTALHIATRKWRPQMVQLLLSYETLEVNAINNHNETAMDLAEKVPYGESKMEIIEWLSEAGAKNAVNVGKVDEASELRRTVSDIKHNVQAQLNENAKTNKRVTGIAKELRKLHREAVQNTINSVTLVAILIASIAFVSIFNLPGQYYQDTKDGGEIGEAYISKLTGFRVFCLLNAIALFISLAVVVVQITLVAWETGAQKQIIKIVNKLMWSACLSTCAAFVSLAYVVVGPQHAWMAFTISAVGGPIMIGTLLFLAYLLLRPRFKFGEDRQRRIRRASGSKSFSWSMREGLSDLEAVEDHEKKIYAL